Within Sphingobium sp. SCG-1, the genomic segment GAAAAGACTGAACACCAAGATCGGAGCATAAACGATCACAGGCAAGATCAGCGCTGCACGCAGGTTCGATACGCCCGATATTCACCCGGCGAGAGGCGGCAGGATCGCGCCGCCCAGAAGGGATCATGCTGACGGATGGCACAGGCTTGGCCAGCGGAGGGAAAGAGCCGTGAATGATCGTCACCTTTTCCTGCAACGTCATCACCGACACCAGATCGGCGGCACGCGCTTCGGCGGAAATCGTGCGATCTCAGGAGCCGGGGCGGCCAGGCATGTGCCGAGCAACATGCCGACAAGCAAAAGGTGAAACTTGGGTATTCTCATCGAGATTGCAGGCTCGCGATTGTTTTGTGAGAGGAGTCTGCATGAAACCGGTTCAGCAGCGCGCGATGATCGGGCAAATGAGCGACGGCCCCCGCAGAGGCGGCTTTCACTCGGGCGAACGCCTCACGTGCATCCGCTGCGCCGGGATAGCGCGCGGCACCCGCTGCCAGCTTGGTCTGGAATCCCATGCCGTAGAGGATGTAGTGATAGCTCGGAGGCAGGAACGTCTCCAAGTCGACGATAAAGTCGAAGCGCGACGGCGGCCTGCTGCGCCACTGCGCCAGCATGTCGCGCAAGGCTTCGGGGATCGTGGCCGGGTCGGCATTGTCCCGCCAGTAAGCCGTGTCCGTGCGGCGCGTGATGCAATAATGCAGTTTCAGGAAGTGGACGATCCGCTCGAACCGTCCCGCCATCGATCGGTTGAAGCTGCGCGCTGCGGCATCCAGCAGCGCGCGGTCGCCCGGTACAAGGAAATCCCCGATCATCCGCAGCGCGCTTTCGATCAGCATGATACCGGTGGATTCCAAAGGTTCGAAGAACCCGGCGGAGAGGCCGACCGCCACGCAATTTCCGATCCACTGCCGCTCCCGATAGCCGGTCGCGAAACGCAGTTGGCGCGGCGTCAGCGCATCGCCATCCTTGCCGACGTAGCGGCGCAAGGTCGCCTCCGCTTCATCGTCCGAACAATGGCGGCTCGAATAAACATAGCCTATGCCGCGCCGTTCGGTCAGGCCGATGTCCCACGTCCATCCTGCGTCATGCGCGGTCGCCAGCGTATAGGGCCGCACCGGCGTGTCAGGGCGGGCATAAGGCACCTGCATCGCCAGCGCGCGATCATTGAACAGCGTGTCGCCGCAAGACGTAAATTCTGCCCCCAGCGTCCGCCCGATCAACAGCGCGCCGAACCCGGAGCAATCGAGGAAAAAGTCGCCTTCGATCCTTTGCTCATCGATCAGCAGCAGTGCGGCGATATCGCCATTTCCCTGCCGCTCGACCGTTGCGACCGTGCCTTCCACACGCTGGACTCCGGCCGCCACGGAGATATCG encodes:
- a CDS encoding tryptophan halogenase family protein; translation: MTTDTPSPGRAVILGGGTAGWLAAAYLSRTLKMSNVTLVESSEIGIIGVGEGTFPTIRSTLANLGISEAEFLVRANATFKQGVLFEGWADGSDSYFHPFNLPIGGEDEALLPHWIADTNPTRPSWADAVTVQEQVIRAGRAPKRPDDPDFSGPMNYAYHFDAARFADYLRDISVAAGVQRVEGTVATVERQGNGDIAALLLIDEQRIEGDFFLDCSGFGALLIGRTLGAEFTSCGDTLFNDRALAMQVPYARPDTPVRPYTLATAHDAGWTWDIGLTERRGIGYVYSSRHCSDDEAEATLRRYVGKDGDALTPRQLRFATGYRERQWIGNCVAVGLSAGFFEPLESTGIMLIESALRMIGDFLVPGDRALLDAAARSFNRSMAGRFERIVHFLKLHYCITRRTDTAYWRDNADPATIPEALRDMLAQWRSRPPSRFDFIVDLETFLPPSYHYILYGMGFQTKLAAGAARYPGAADAREAFARVKAASAGAVAHLPDHRALLNRFHADSSHKTIASLQSR